One window of the Candidatus Dependentiae bacterium genome contains the following:
- a CDS encoding glycosyltransferase produces the protein MRIIFVTNNYTPYSGGVVSSINATVQALRRAGHEVCIITLNFLGSTHNDPSYVVRVPCPVKFVYKNNHMAVPLLVTQHIRKHVELFKPDIVHVHHPFLLGASAARVAREYKIPVIFTYHTMYEAYTHYVPLPQYVTKQLVAHMVRTFCNKVDAIVAPSNAIADVLYAQGVRAPIRVIPSGLQDMFVQQLNISINPVAQRPFQLLYVGRFTKEKNIQFILDVMKLLPGDGRYQLKLVGFGAELTALQHHAYGQCGFSEQFVQFVHKPPHKDLIRYYRQADLFLFASTTDTQGLVLAEAMACQTPVVAVAGPGQADIVKDAHNGFLVATREQMADCITQIQADAHMHDRLRRGAWGTAQRYQPDVLVQELISFYEQILV, from the coding sequence GTGCGTATAATTTTTGTTACTAATAATTACACACCATACAGTGGCGGTGTTGTCAGCTCGATTAATGCTACGGTACAAGCGCTGCGGCGTGCGGGACATGAAGTATGCATTATAACATTAAATTTTTTAGGCAGTACGCATAATGATCCATCGTATGTAGTACGTGTGCCATGTCCAGTTAAATTTGTGTACAAAAACAATCATATGGCAGTCCCATTACTCGTGACGCAACATATACGTAAACATGTAGAATTATTCAAACCTGATATAGTACATGTACACCATCCATTTTTACTTGGTGCGAGTGCGGCACGTGTTGCAAGGGAATATAAAATCCCTGTCATATTTACGTATCACACTATGTATGAAGCATATACACACTATGTACCTCTACCGCAATATGTGACCAAACAATTGGTTGCTCATATGGTTCGCACATTTTGCAATAAAGTTGATGCTATTGTTGCGCCAAGTAACGCAATTGCAGATGTATTATATGCGCAAGGAGTACGCGCTCCTATACGTGTTATTCCCAGCGGATTACAAGACATGTTTGTGCAACAACTGAATATTTCTATAAATCCAGTTGCACAACGCCCATTTCAGTTACTCTATGTTGGGCGCTTTACGAAAGAAAAAAATATTCAATTTATACTGGATGTTATGAAATTATTACCGGGGGATGGGCGCTATCAACTAAAACTAGTTGGTTTTGGGGCTGAGTTAACTGCATTACAACACCATGCGTATGGGCAATGCGGGTTTTCAGAGCAGTTTGTGCAATTTGTACATAAACCTCCACATAAAGACTTGATCCGGTACTATCGACAAGCAGATCTATTTTTGTTTGCATCAACGACAGACACGCAGGGGCTTGTTCTGGCAGAAGCCATGGCATGCCAGACGCCAGTTGTGGCTGTTGCAGGTCCTGGGCAGGCTGACATTGTAAAAGATGCTCATAATGGATTTTTGGTGGCAACCCGTGAGCAGATGGCAGACTGCATTACCCAGATACAAGCAGATGCTCACATGCACGATCGACTTCGAAGAGGTGCGTGGGGAACTGCCCAAAGATACCAACCTGATGTCTTGGTGCAAGAGCTCATTAGTTTTTATGAACAAATTTTGGTTTGA